One part of the Thermoanaerobacterium sp. CMT5567-10 genome encodes these proteins:
- a CDS encoding penicillin-binding protein 2, with translation MLNSMNRNIKILFAVFSILFLSLIAYLSYFQLYEKNKLITSSYSVYNKRLIEQEKKILRGSIYDRNGNVLAKSTIVNGEQIRQYLDGVPFANIIGYSRRIYQQGSTGIENTYDRELLGMINTDPMTFLRETVLGKSQTGDDVVLTVDKRLQDLAYNLLGGRKGAVVALNPKTGEVLALVSSPSYDPNTLSENWDSIMNSPDHLVLNRATQGLYPPGSIFKIITASAALTYKPDIYNQVFNDPGYVIVDGDKITNYDSIAYGTIGFQKAFYVSSNTSFVKIGLQVGRSDLESMANKYGLNDSVPFDIPVEKNQFPSIPLINGKVQLAESSIGQGKTLVTPLTMALMASAPANGGVIMKPYLMDYVKNPVTGEILEKTTPEKYLNPISKDVADKIKQLMIGVVQQGTGTAAQIPGITVAGKTGTAENPQGQAHAWFVGFAPAENPKIVVAVIVENGGSGGAVAAPIAREIMRAYLGY, from the coding sequence ATGTTGAACAGTATGAACCGCAACATTAAAATACTTTTTGCCGTCTTTTCAATTCTATTTTTAAGCCTTATTGCATATTTATCGTATTTTCAGTTATATGAAAAAAACAAGCTTATAACTAGTTCATATAGTGTATACAACAAAAGACTCATTGAGCAGGAAAAGAAGATTTTAAGAGGCAGTATATACGATAGAAATGGCAATGTTCTAGCAAAAAGCACTATTGTAAATGGTGAGCAGATAAGGCAGTATCTTGATGGTGTTCCATTTGCAAATATAATTGGCTACAGCCGGAGAATATATCAGCAGGGTAGTACAGGAATAGAAAACACATACGACAGAGAGCTTCTCGGAATGATAAATACAGATCCGATGACTTTTTTAAGGGAGACTGTTTTAGGGAAAAGCCAGACAGGTGATGATGTTGTACTGACTGTAGATAAGAGATTGCAGGATTTGGCTTACAATTTATTAGGCGGCAGAAAGGGTGCGGTGGTTGCACTAAATCCAAAGACAGGTGAAGTTCTGGCATTGGTATCATCACCATCATACGATCCAAACACGCTTAGTGAAAATTGGGACAGCATCATGAACAGCCCTGATCATCTGGTCTTAAATAGAGCGACACAGGGCTTGTATCCACCTGGTTCAATATTTAAAATAATTACTGCTTCTGCTGCTTTGACATATAAGCCTGACATTTATAATCAAGTATTTAATGATCCAGGTTATGTAATTGTTGATGGAGATAAAATAACCAATTATGACAGTATAGCATATGGAACAATAGGCTTTCAAAAGGCGTTTTACGTTTCTTCAAATACATCATTCGTAAAAATTGGACTTCAGGTGGGAAGGTCTGATCTTGAGTCTATGGCAAATAAATATGGGTTAAACGATAGTGTTCCATTTGATATACCTGTTGAAAAAAATCAGTTCCCGTCAATTCCTTTAATAAATGGGAAAGTTCAATTGGCAGAAAGCTCTATAGGTCAGGGTAAAACATTAGTTACGCCATTGACAATGGCATTGATGGCATCTGCGCCTGCCAACGGTGGAGTAATAATGAAGCCTTATCTGATGGATTACGTTAAAAACCCTGTTACGGGCGAGATATTAGAAAAGACAACGCCAGAAAAATATCTAAATCCTATAAGCAAAGATGTGGCAGATAAGATAAAGCAGCTTATGATAGGTGTTGTGCAACAGGGTACGGGCACAGCGGCACAGATACCGGGCATAACAGTTGCAGGAAAGACCGGCACTGCTGAAAATCCACAAGGACAGGCACATGCTTGGTTTGTAGGATTTGCGCCTGCAGAAAATCCTAAAATTGTTGTTGCTGTCATAGTTGAAAATGGAGGTTCTGGCGGAGCTGTTGCGGCACCTATTGCTAGGGAAATAATGAGAGCATATTTGGGATATTGA
- a CDS encoding biotin--[acetyl-CoA-carboxylase] ligase → MLKNDILSILKSNKGKHISGQELCEMLNVSRTAVWKCINELKSDGYIIESKHKSGYLLMEEPDIIDYMEISPYLKTKFIGRNYLHFESISSTNDYAKEIAPSATDGTAIVAEEQTSGRGRMGRHWVSNKGQGIWMSIILKPNLSPNEAVKLTQVAAVAVIETIKEIADIRSGIKWPNDIVINSKKVCGILTEMNGEIDRVNFIVIGIGINVNVQNFPENLCGKATSLSIETGKILDRKPLTASILNNFEKYYRIFLINGFSSIRNLCKEYSLTLNKDVKVIINNNECIGRAVDIDDDGNLIVVFKNGEKKTIASGDVSVRGLLGYV, encoded by the coding sequence TTGTTAAAAAATGATATCTTATCAATTTTAAAATCAAATAAAGGCAAACATATATCAGGTCAAGAATTATGCGAAATGCTAAACGTGTCTCGAACGGCAGTGTGGAAATGCATAAATGAATTGAAATCGGATGGTTACATCATAGAGTCGAAACACAAATCTGGATATCTTTTGATGGAAGAACCCGATATCATAGATTATATGGAAATTTCTCCATATTTAAAAACAAAATTCATAGGCAGGAATTATTTACACTTTGAAAGCATATCATCCACAAATGATTATGCAAAAGAAATTGCACCAAGCGCCACAGACGGTACAGCGATTGTTGCAGAAGAACAAACATCGGGAAGAGGCCGCATGGGCAGGCACTGGGTTTCAAATAAAGGGCAAGGAATATGGATGTCTATAATTCTTAAGCCGAACTTAAGTCCTAATGAAGCAGTCAAGCTGACGCAAGTTGCAGCAGTAGCTGTCATAGAAACCATTAAAGAAATAGCTGATATAAGATCTGGCATAAAATGGCCAAATGATATAGTAATAAACAGTAAAAAGGTTTGCGGAATACTTACAGAAATGAATGGGGAAATAGATCGAGTAAATTTCATAGTAATTGGAATCGGTATAAATGTAAATGTACAAAATTTTCCAGAAAATTTGTGTGGCAAGGCAACATCCCTCTCTATTGAAACAGGCAAAATTTTAGATAGAAAGCCTCTGACAGCATCGATACTTAATAATTTTGAAAAATACTATAGGATATTTTTAATAAATGGATTTTCATCTATACGAAATTTATGCAAAGAATATTCATTGACGCTAAACAAAGATGTAAAAGTAATAATAAACAACAATGAATGCATAGGGCGTGCTGTTGATATCGACGATGACGGCAATCTAATTGTTGTATTTAAAAATGGTGAGAAAAAAACTATCGCATCCGGCGACGTCTCCGTCAGAGGTTTGCTTGGTTACGTTTGA
- the licT gene encoding BglG family transcription antiterminator LicT translates to MIIEKIFNNNAIVAKDSDNRELVVMGRGIGFKKSVGEKVDETLIEKTFILKQNDASEKFKLLLEDISTEYVSVCYDIIEYAKNMLNTKLNDYIYVTLTDHIYNAIKMFDEGLENPNPLIWEIKKFYPKEFQIGLKALEFIEDELNKKLPDDEAGNIALHLINAQINSSFNKVENVAEQTKKIHDILNIVMYTYGITLDEKSISYERFVTHLRFFFQRLNKKEQVKEVDDYLFKKVKTKYKKAYDCMLKIEKYLETELSNEEKLYLTLHIQRVTQT, encoded by the coding sequence ATGATAATAGAAAAGATATTTAATAACAATGCCATAGTAGCCAAGGATTCAGATAATCGTGAGTTAGTTGTTATGGGGCGTGGAATTGGATTTAAGAAGAGTGTTGGCGAGAAGGTAGACGAAACTTTAATTGAGAAAACGTTCATACTTAAACAAAATGATGCTTCAGAAAAATTTAAATTATTGTTAGAGGATATTTCCACTGAATACGTTTCGGTATGCTATGACATTATTGAATATGCAAAAAATATGCTAAATACAAAACTAAATGATTATATATACGTTACCCTCACTGATCATATTTACAATGCTATTAAAATGTTTGATGAAGGTTTAGAAAATCCTAACCCATTGATTTGGGAAATTAAAAAATTTTACCCTAAGGAATTTCAAATTGGATTAAAAGCATTGGAGTTTATTGAAGATGAGTTAAATAAAAAACTTCCAGATGATGAGGCTGGCAATATAGCTCTTCATTTAATAAATGCACAGATAAATAGCTCATTCAATAAAGTGGAAAATGTAGCTGAACAAACAAAAAAAATACATGACATTTTAAATATTGTTATGTATACCTATGGCATCACACTAGATGAAAAATCTATCAGCTATGAAAGATTTGTTACTCATTTAAGATTTTTTTTCCAAAGGCTGAATAAAAAAGAACAGGTGAAGGAAGTGGATGATTATCTATTTAAAAAAGTTAAGACAAAGTATAAAAAAGCTTACGATTGTATGCTTAAGATAGAAAAATATTTAGAAACTGAGTTATCAAATGAGGAAAAACTATATTTAACTCTTCATATTCAGCGTGTTACTCAAACATAA
- a CDS encoding beta-glucoside-specific PTS transporter subunit IIABC produces MKYEKLAKDIIKNVGGKENVISLTHCITRLRFKLKDESKANTEALKKMDGIVTVVNSGGQYQVVIGNHVPDVYADVVAIGGFQTEGKEEAASSEKKNLFNSFIDTISGVFAPTLGVLAATGMIKGLNALFVALHLLTATSGTYQILNAIGDSFFYFFPIFLGFTAAKKFNANQFVGMTLGAILVYPTFASIMAGKPLYTLFNGTAIQSPVYLTFLGIPVILMNYSSSVVPIILTVYVGSKIEKFFRKIIPDVVKTFLVPFFTLLVVAPLALIVIGPIATWAGKLLGALTIAIYNLSPIIAGLFMGAFWQIFVIFGLHWGLVAILINNLAVLHYDQIIATYFGASFAQIGVVLAILIKTKNSKLRTIAIPAFVSGIFGVTEPAIYGVTLPRKKPFILSCIAAAVGGGIMGFMGTKMYMLGGLGIFGIPSYIGPHGIDRGFYGAIIGIIVAFVLGFILMFFGGFKDEETKEEVTSGDTLIKQETVVSPLKGEVKALSEIKDEAFSKGVLGKGVAIEPTEGRIVAPVDGTVTTLFPTGHALGITSDKGTEILIHIGMDTVQLEGKYFHAKVKQGDNVKAGQVLVEFDIDAIKKEGYSLTTPIVITNSNNYLDVIETDKKTVNYKDDLLTVMI; encoded by the coding sequence ATGAAGTATGAAAAATTAGCCAAAGACATTATAAAAAATGTTGGCGGCAAAGAGAATGTAATTAGTTTAACCCACTGTATTACACGTCTTCGCTTTAAACTAAAAGACGAAAGCAAGGCAAATACAGAAGCTCTTAAAAAAATGGATGGTATTGTTACCGTTGTAAATAGTGGTGGGCAATATCAGGTTGTTATAGGAAACCATGTACCAGATGTATATGCTGATGTTGTTGCTATAGGAGGTTTTCAGACAGAAGGTAAAGAAGAAGCAGCCTCAAGTGAAAAGAAAAATTTATTTAACAGTTTCATTGATACCATTTCAGGTGTATTTGCGCCAACGCTTGGTGTACTTGCCGCAACAGGCATGATAAAAGGCTTAAATGCATTATTTGTGGCTTTACATCTTCTAACTGCTACTTCAGGAACTTATCAGATTTTAAATGCCATAGGAGACAGCTTTTTTTACTTCTTCCCAATATTCCTTGGCTTTACAGCTGCTAAGAAATTTAATGCCAATCAGTTTGTTGGCATGACGCTGGGTGCAATACTTGTTTATCCAACGTTTGCTAGTATAATGGCAGGAAAGCCTTTGTACACATTATTTAATGGGACGGCAATTCAATCGCCTGTGTATTTAACTTTCTTAGGTATTCCTGTTATATTAATGAATTACTCATCAAGCGTTGTTCCTATTATATTAACCGTATATGTTGGATCTAAAATTGAGAAATTCTTTAGGAAGATAATACCTGATGTAGTTAAAACATTCTTAGTGCCGTTCTTTACGCTTTTAGTAGTTGCTCCTTTAGCTTTAATAGTTATAGGACCTATAGCAACTTGGGCAGGTAAATTACTTGGCGCATTAACGATTGCTATATACAACTTAAGTCCGATCATTGCAGGATTATTTATGGGTGCTTTTTGGCAAATATTTGTTATTTTTGGATTGCATTGGGGACTTGTAGCAATATTGATCAACAATTTAGCGGTGCTTCATTATGATCAAATTATTGCAACCTATTTTGGAGCTTCTTTTGCACAAATAGGTGTTGTATTAGCTATTTTAATTAAAACAAAGAATTCTAAATTAAGAACAATAGCAATACCTGCATTTGTTTCAGGGATTTTCGGTGTTACAGAACCGGCAATATATGGTGTTACATTGCCTCGTAAAAAGCCATTCATACTAAGCTGTATAGCAGCTGCAGTAGGCGGTGGCATTATGGGATTTATGGGAACTAAAATGTATATGCTTGGTGGACTTGGTATTTTTGGAATTCCAAGCTACATTGGTCCGCATGGAATAGATAGAGGATTTTACGGTGCTATAATAGGCATTATCGTAGCATTTGTATTAGGCTTTATATTAATGTTCTTTGGTGGTTTTAAAGACGAAGAAACTAAAGAAGAGGTAACTAGTGGAGACACACTAATAAAGCAAGAAACTGTAGTTAGCCCATTAAAAGGGGAAGTCAAAGCCTTATCAGAAATAAAGGACGAGGCTTTTTCAAAGGGTGTACTAGGCAAAGGTGTTGCAATCGAACCAACAGAAGGCAGGATAGTTGCACCTGTAGATGGAACTGTAACAACTCTATTTCCAACTGGCCATGCTTTAGGAATTACAAGCGATAAAGGTACAGAAATTTTAATTCATATTGGTATGGATACAGTTCAATTGGAAGGGAAATATTTTCATGCTAAAGTAAAACAAGGTGATAATGTAAAGGCAGGTCAGGTACTGGTAGAATTCGATATTGATGCTATAAAGAAGGAAGGCTATTCTTTAACAACACCTATAGTGATTACAAATTCAAATAATTACTTGGATGTTATTGAAACAGATAAAAAGACTGTCAACTATAAAGATGATTTATTAACAGTGATGATCTAG
- a CDS encoding ROK family protein, which translates to MRIGVDIGGTNIAVGLVNEKGKIMAMGSRPAEPKRGYAAIAKDITEISLELIKRCGLDISDVESMGIGVPGVADNEKGIVLRAVNLYWTKVPLVKEIHKYIDIPINMDNDANVAALAEGIFGAGKGTNSSVTITLGTGVGSGFILNGKVFNGAHHFAPELGHIVLGDNGVMCNCGKIGCFETYASATALIREGKKVAMKDSNSLILKLAGGEIESITAKNVIDAAKQFDEAAMMIFNDYVKYLAMGIVNIINILDPEVIIIGGGVANAGDFLLKPLKEEVSKNILFKDLPYADIRKAELGNDAGIIGAAIL; encoded by the coding sequence ATGAGAATTGGCGTCGATATTGGTGGAACAAACATAGCTGTAGGATTAGTCAATGAAAAAGGCAAAATAATGGCAATGGGTTCGAGACCTGCAGAGCCTAAAAGAGGCTATGCTGCAATCGCAAAAGACATTACAGAAATTTCATTGGAATTAATAAAAAGATGTGGTCTTGATATTTCAGATGTAGAGTCTATGGGGATTGGTGTTCCCGGCGTTGCAGATAACGAAAAAGGTATTGTTTTAAGAGCTGTAAATCTTTATTGGACAAAAGTTCCGTTGGTAAAGGAAATACATAAATACATCGATATACCTATAAATATGGACAATGATGCAAATGTTGCTGCACTGGCAGAAGGAATATTTGGAGCAGGAAAAGGAACAAATTCATCTGTCACTATAACTTTAGGAACTGGTGTTGGCTCAGGATTCATATTAAATGGAAAAGTGTTTAATGGCGCACACCATTTTGCGCCAGAGCTTGGGCACATCGTTTTAGGGGACAATGGCGTTATGTGCAATTGTGGCAAAATTGGCTGTTTTGAGACGTATGCGTCTGCAACGGCTCTCATCAGAGAAGGCAAGAAGGTTGCAATGAAGGACAGCAATTCACTTATCTTGAAACTGGCAGGCGGTGAAATAGAGTCTATTACAGCTAAAAATGTCATTGATGCTGCAAAACAATTTGATGAAGCAGCTATGATGATTTTCAATGATTATGTGAAGTATCTTGCAATGGGAATTGTGAACATTATAAATATACTTGATCCAGAAGTTATAATAATCGGTGGCGGTGTCGCTAATGCTGGAGATTTTCTTTTAAAGCCGCTTAAAGAAGAAGTAAGTAAAAATATATTATTCAAGGATCTGCCGTATGCTGACATTAGAAAAGCTGAGCTTGGAAATGACGCAGGAATAATAGGTGCGGCAATTCTCTAA
- a CDS encoding phosphatase, with amino-acid sequence MNLLLDTHTHTVASGHAYGTIMENAKEASKKGLKLICMTDHGPKMPGGPHIFHFGNLKVMPKEIDGVEILKGVEANIVDRDGSLDIPEEILKRLDVVIASLHDVCFPYRDIDSNTEAIINAMKNPYVDIIGHPGNPIFEIDVDRVLDAAKEYDTCIEINNSSFVSSRVGSYDNCLLIAKKAAEKNVKICVGSDAHISFDVGRFDKALEVIEKANLNESLILNTNVDKFKEYLKNKGKL; translated from the coding sequence ATGAATCTTTTACTTGACACACATACACATACAGTAGCAAGCGGTCATGCGTACGGCACGATAATGGAAAATGCAAAAGAGGCTTCAAAGAAAGGTTTAAAGCTTATTTGTATGACGGATCATGGTCCTAAGATGCCGGGAGGACCTCATATTTTTCACTTTGGAAATTTAAAAGTCATGCCTAAAGAGATAGACGGTGTAGAAATATTGAAAGGTGTTGAAGCTAATATAGTGGACAGAGATGGGAGCCTTGACATTCCGGAAGAAATTTTAAAAAGATTGGATGTGGTTATTGCCAGCCTTCATGATGTATGTTTTCCTTATCGGGATATAGATTCAAATACTGAAGCGATTATAAATGCAATGAAAAATCCATACGTAGATATAATTGGACACCCAGGAAATCCTATTTTCGAGATTGATGTTGACAGGGTTCTTGATGCAGCAAAAGAATATGATACATGCATTGAGATTAATAACAGCTCTTTTGTTTCATCTAGAGTTGGAAGCTACGACAACTGTTTATTAATCGCCAAGAAGGCTGCAGAAAAAAATGTCAAGATTTGTGTTGGAAGCGATGCACACATATCATTTGATGTAGGCAGGTTTGACAAAGCATTGGAAGTAATAGAAAAAGCTAATTTAAATGAAAGTCTTATATTAAATACAAATGTAGATAAATTTAAAGAATACTTAAAGAACAAGGGAAAGCTGTAA
- a CDS encoding glycoside hydrolase family 1 protein yields the protein MENLIKKFPEGFLWGGATAANQCEGAYNEGGKGLSTADILTSGSRTTPRRITPVLEEGAYYPSHEAIDFYHRYKEDIKLFAEMGFKVFRMSIAWTRIFPNGDDAEPNEEGLKFYDNVFAELKKYNIEPLVTISHYEAPYNLTKKYNGWANRKVIDFYVKYCETIFKRYRDVVKYWLTFNEINALTMPFGTFIAGAIMPEGNGELTNSKSNNEQIRYQALHHQLVASAKAVKLGHEINKNFKIGCMIAYMCTYPLTCKPEDVLLAQQKDNLSNFLCSDVQVRGAYPGFAKRYFKENNINIVMEEDDEKTLKEGCVDFYTFSYYMSNCISSDPNQEEIGGNLSMGLKNPYLKASDWGWQIDPKGLRWTLNNIYNRYQIPIMVVENGLGAVDTVEEDGSINDDYRIEYLREHIKEMKEAIADGVDLIGYTTWGCIDLVSASTGEMEKRYGFIYVDKDNEGKGTLKRIPKKSFYWYKKVIETNGEEL from the coding sequence ATGGAAAATTTGATTAAGAAATTCCCGGAAGGATTTTTATGGGGAGGAGCTACTGCTGCTAACCAATGTGAAGGTGCATATAATGAAGGTGGTAAAGGATTGAGTACTGCTGATATTTTGACAAGTGGAAGCCGTACAACTCCAAGACGTATTACTCCAGTCTTAGAGGAAGGAGCATATTATCCAAGTCATGAAGCAATAGATTTTTACCATCGCTATAAGGAAGATATAAAATTATTTGCTGAAATGGGCTTTAAAGTCTTTCGTATGTCAATTGCTTGGACAAGAATATTTCCAAATGGTGATGATGCTGAACCAAATGAAGAAGGTTTAAAGTTTTATGACAATGTTTTTGCAGAATTAAAAAAATACAATATAGAACCTTTAGTTACAATATCACATTATGAAGCACCATATAATTTGACTAAAAAGTATAATGGATGGGCAAATAGAAAAGTAATAGATTTCTACGTTAAATACTGCGAAACTATATTTAAGAGGTACAGAGATGTAGTTAAGTATTGGCTGACATTTAATGAAATTAATGCCTTAACAATGCCTTTTGGAACTTTTATAGCTGGTGCAATTATGCCAGAGGGAAATGGTGAACTCACCAACAGCAAATCAAACAATGAGCAGATTAGATATCAAGCACTTCATCATCAGCTTGTAGCAAGTGCAAAGGCAGTGAAATTAGGCCATGAAATTAATAAAAACTTTAAGATAGGCTGTATGATTGCATATATGTGCACTTATCCTTTAACCTGCAAGCCTGAAGATGTATTATTAGCACAACAAAAAGATAATTTAAGCAACTTTTTGTGTTCAGATGTTCAAGTAAGAGGTGCTTATCCTGGTTTTGCAAAAAGGTATTTTAAGGAAAATAATATAAATATAGTGATGGAAGAAGATGATGAAAAGACATTAAAAGAAGGCTGTGTTGATTTTTATACATTTAGCTATTATATGTCAAACTGTATAAGCTCTGATCCTAATCAAGAAGAAATCGGCGGTAATCTATCAATGGGACTAAAAAATCCATATTTAAAAGCAAGCGATTGGGGATGGCAGATTGATCCAAAAGGATTAAGATGGACTTTAAATAACATATACAACAGATATCAAATTCCTATTATGGTTGTTGAAAATGGCTTAGGTGCAGTTGATACTGTTGAAGAAGATGGTTCAATCAATGATGATTACAGAATAGAGTATTTAAGAGAGCATATTAAGGAGATGAAAGAAGCAATTGCTGATGGAGTTGATTTAATTGGTTATACTACATGGGGATGCATAGATTTAGTTAGTGCATCTACAGGGGAAATGGAAAAACGCTATGGCTTTATCTATGTGGATAAAGACAACGAAGGAAAAGGCACACTAAAAAGAATTCCGAAAAAAAGTTTTTATTGGTATAAGAAAGTAATTGAAACAAACGGTGAAGAATTATAA
- the hprK gene encoding HPr(Ser) kinase/phosphatase — MLSVSVPDLIKDLDLEVVVEANEKIDITTSDVNRPGLQFSGFYEHFANERVQVIGMVETAFIDRMPLDVLAERADKFFEYPVPCVIVTRGLSIKREIVEAAQKYGRYLLRTKESSTKFISRLINYLEEKLAPQITIHGDLVDVYGVGVLLLGESGIGKSETALELIKRGHRLVADDATEIKKISDYVLQGSSPDIIRHYIEIRGIGILDIRTLYGVGSVRDTMNIDLVIQLEEWDEDKYYDRLGLDDDYIKFLDIKVPKLTIPVRPGRNLAIIVEVAAMNHRQKQMGYNAAHELNKKLLKQIST; from the coding sequence TTGTTAAGTGTATCAGTTCCGGATTTGATAAAAGATTTGGATTTGGAAGTAGTAGTAGAAGCTAACGAGAAGATCGATATAACGACAAGTGATGTAAACAGGCCTGGTCTTCAGTTTTCGGGATTTTATGAACATTTTGCAAATGAACGTGTGCAAGTTATTGGAATGGTTGAAACAGCGTTTATTGATAGGATGCCTTTAGATGTACTTGCAGAACGTGCCGATAAGTTTTTTGAATATCCGGTACCGTGCGTAATTGTTACAAGAGGATTAAGCATAAAGAGGGAGATTGTGGAGGCGGCTCAGAAATATGGCAGATATCTTTTAAGGACAAAGGAATCCTCTACGAAATTTATAAGCAGGCTTATCAACTATTTAGAAGAAAAATTGGCACCTCAGATTACTATTCACGGTGATCTCGTTGATGTCTATGGTGTTGGGGTCCTTTTGCTTGGAGAGAGTGGTATTGGGAAGAGTGAGACTGCACTAGAGCTTATAAAGAGAGGTCACAGGCTTGTGGCTGATGATGCTACAGAGATTAAAAAAATAAGCGATTATGTTTTGCAGGGCAGTTCACCTGATATAATAAGGCATTATATAGAGATAAGAGGAATAGGGATTCTTGATATTAGGACACTTTACGGTGTGGGTTCTGTAAGGGATACTATGAATATTGATTTGGTTATACAATTGGAAGAATGGGATGAGGACAAGTATTATGATAGGCTTGGTCTTGATGACGATTACATAAAGTTTTTGGACATCAAGGTTCCAAAATTGACGATACCTGTAAGACCAGGAAGGAATCTTGCCATAATTGTGGAGGTTGCAGCGATGAACCATAGACAAAAACAAATGGGTTATAATGCTGCACATGAGCTTAACAAAAAATTGTTGAAACAAATTTCAACTTAA